From Deltaproteobacteria bacterium:
CGGCTCCTCGATGACCTTCTACGGGACGGCGGTCGTGCGGCAGTTCGAGATGATGAACATCTTCTCGGCCAACGAGTCCCAGGCCATCGCCCGCTCCCGGGACAAGCTGCGGGCCCTCCAGCTCCTCTCGGCCGAGGGGATCGGCCTGCCGGTGACCGGCTTCGCCCGCTCGACCCAGGACGTGGATGGGATCATCGACGTGGTGGGCGGCGCCCCCCTGATCGTGAAGCTCATCGAGGGCACCCAGGGCGTCGGCGTGGTCCTGGCCGAGACCTACAAGGCGGCCGAGTCGGTGATCAGCGCGTTTCGCCAGCTCGACGCGAACATCCTGGTGCAGGAGTTCATCAAGGAGGCCGGCGGCTCGGACATCCGGGCCTTCGTGGTGGACGGCAAGGTGGTCGCCGCGATGAAGCGGCAGGGGCCCCCGGGCGAGTTCCGCTCGAACCTCCACCGCGGCGGCAGCGCCGAGAAGATCCGGCTCACCCCCGAGGAGCGCAGCACCGCGGTGCGCTCGGCGAAGATCCTCGGGCTGCGGGTGGCCGGCGTCGACATGCTGCGCTCGAACCACGGTCCGGTCGTGATGGAGGTGAACTCCTCGCCGGGCCTCGAGGGCATCGAGGCCGCCTCCGGCAAGGACGTGGCCGACAAGATCATCGCTTTCCTGGAGAAGAACGCCCACACCGGGCGGCGGAAGGACCGTGTCAAAGGCTGAACGACGCCCCTCGTTCCGGCTCGGAGAGCACGAGGTGCGAGCCGGGAAGCGAGCTCACCTCGAGCTCCCGGTCGCCCGGCTGCCCTCGGGCAACTGGATGAACCTGCCCCTGGTGGTGCTGCACGGGCGGCGCCCGGGGCCCACCCTCTGGCTGTCCGGCGCCATCCACGGTGAAGAGCTCAACGGCGTGGGCATCATCCACGACCTGCTCCCGCGCCTCGACGCGCGCGAGCTCTCGGGGACGCTCCTGGCCGCCCCGATCGTGAACGGCTTCGGGGTGATGGAGGGCTCGCGCTACCTGCCCGACCGCCGGGACCTCAACCGCTCCTTCCCGGGCTCGAACCGCGGCTCGCTGGCCTCGCGCCTGGCGCACCTCTTCTTCCAGCAGGTGGTCATCCGCGGCGACCTCGGCATCGATCTGCACACCGGCGCCGCCGGCCGCGAGAACCACCCGCAGCTGCGCTGCGACCTCGACCACCCCGAGACCCACGCCTACGCCGAGGCCTTCAGCGCACCGCTCACGCTCCACTCGGACCTGCGGGACGGCTCCCTGCGCGCCGCCGCCTGCGAGCGGGACATCCCGGTGCTCCTCTTCGAGGTCGGCGGCGCCCTGCGCTTCTCGCCCTCGGGCATCCGCGAGGGGGTGAACGGCATCCTCCGGGTGATGGAGAAGGCGGGGATGATCGAGGGCCCGGCGCCCCCGCCCAGCGGGCCGGCCCTCTTCTCGCGGCGCAGCCGCTGGATCCGGGCCCGCCGCAGCGGCTTCTGCTACCTGCGCGCCGATCTCGGCGAGCGGGTCACCCAGGGTCAGGTGCTGGCGGTGATCGGCGACGGCATCGGCAAGGACGAGACGCGGGT
This genomic window contains:
- the rimK gene encoding 30S ribosomal protein S6--L-glutamate ligase; this encodes MKIGILSRKPSLYSTRRLKEAARARGHSVTVVDYSRCYMNITSHRPAVLFKGKALSFDAIIPRIGSSMTFYGTAVVRQFEMMNIFSANESQAIARSRDKLRALQLLSAEGIGLPVTGFARSTQDVDGIIDVVGGAPLIVKLIEGTQGVGVVLAETYKAAESVISAFRQLDANILVQEFIKEAGGSDIRAFVVDGKVVAAMKRQGPPGEFRSNLHRGGSAEKIRLTPEERSTAVRSAKILGLRVAGVDMLRSNHGPVVMEVNSSPGLEGIEAASGKDVADKIIAFLEKNAHTGRRKDRVKG
- a CDS encoding succinylglutamate desuccinylase/aspartoacylase family protein, yielding MRAGKRAHLELPVARLPSGNWMNLPLVVLHGRRPGPTLWLSGAIHGEELNGVGIIHDLLPRLDARELSGTLLAAPIVNGFGVMEGSRYLPDRRDLNRSFPGSNRGSLASRLAHLFFQQVVIRGDLGIDLHTGAAGRENHPQLRCDLDHPETHAYAEAFSAPLTLHSDLRDGSLRAAACERDIPVLLFEVGGALRFSPSGIREGVNGILRVMEKAGMIEGPAPPPSGPALFSRRSRWIRARRSGFCYLRADLGERVTQGQVLAVIGDGIGKDETRVRARSPGLVIAVDRSAQVYQGDALVHVAELEA